The sequence AACAAAATTGACATCCGCCCTCGATTCGTCGCCCTTCAGCGTCACTTCCACCTCTTCTTCACCAACCGTGATTGCGCCGGACGGCCGTTCCGCCCGGATGGTCCACGTTCCGGCAGGCAGCGAGGCGAAAGCGTATTTCCCGGAAGCGTCCGTCAGAGCCACCTGACGCCTGCCTTCCGCGCTGGCGACAACCAGTACGCCCGGCACGGGCTTATGCGCCACGTGCAGCAAGGCCTGCTCAAACACCTTGTTGCTCGTATTGAGCAAGTCCAGTCCCGCCAGCCGTTCCGGATGATAGATGATGCTGTCGTCGTAGACGGTGCCCGAGATGCCCCCATTTGCCAAGGCGTTTGCGAGCCCTTCGAGGATTCCGGTCCGTTCCGCTTCCGCGCCGTCGCCGGGCACAGGCACTGCCCTGTCATCGGAAGACGCGGCCGCACCGGACGCATCCAGAGTGCCCGGAACAGCAGGTTGCACGGCCCCGCCGCGCAAAAGGCAGAGCCCGAGGCCGGCGAGAACTGCCGCGAACACCGCAATGGTCCCAAGCGCGATGGTCTTCCCGGGCAGGAAGGCAGACGCGGAAGCCCTCGCGCCCTCCAGGGCCAAACCGGTCCTGTCGGTCTTCCTTATCGCGGCCAACAAACCAGGCGGCATTGCGGCGCTTGCGTCGATATGTGTGGCGAGCAAGATCGCCAGCGTGGCGCTGTTCAAGGTCACACCATGCTTGCCGATCGCCTTGCACAGCATCTCCAACCCCATTTCGATCCGTTCTGAAACCGTCCGGCGCGGAACCCCCGTCTCCTCCGCGATTTCGGCGTGGCTGAGACCGCTCAGGAAATGCATGATGACCGGCGCACCGAACTCCTCCTGCAACGTGTTCAAGTCTTCATCCAGCACGCAGGCGATGCCGGGCCACTCGATTTCGGTCTGCGAGCCCGCGGCGTGCTTGTCAAGCCCGGCAAGCATGGCCTCCCGTCTTTGCCTGCGCCGCGGTGATTCCAGCCGTTGAAGACAGCGGTCCACGGCGGTTGCGTGCAGCCAGGGTCCCGTATGGCCGGGCGCCTCTTTTCCCGTCGCGGCATTGAGCGCAAGAAAGGTCTCCTGCGTCACCGCTTCCGCCTCGGCGCTATCGCTCAGCATGCGGCGGCATGCGGCGTACACCATGCCCCCGTGGCGCCGCACGATTTCGGCCAGCGCATCCCCTTCGCGCAGGGACTGCCAGCGGACAAGCAGGTCTTTCTCTGAAGTCGTCATGCCCTGTCCCGCCTACTCCCGTTCGATTCTACCCGTTCGTGCCCGCCGTTGCGAAATGCCATTGACAGCGGCAGGGCCCGGTCCCGAGGTTCCACAAACGTCACGCCGGGCAGGCAGGTTGCCGGGCGCATCCGGTTGACAGATGGGGCCTCGAAGTTCTAGCATACAAACGTTTGACTATAACGTTTTCAGGCGGTCGGCGTGGCCGAACCCCGCCCCGGAAAAGGAGCATGATCAACCTCGCAGCCGTCTTGCAGTATCGTGCCCGCGAACATCCCGGCCGAACCGCGCTCATCAGCGGCCCGGAGACCTGGACCTACGCCGAACTCGACAGGGCCGCAAACCGCGTGGCCAACGGGCTGACAGCCGCGGGCGTAGGCCCCGGCGACAAGGTTGCCCTGAGTTCTCCTACGTCTCCTTCGTTCTTGGCCTGTTATTTCGGCATTCTCAAGATGGGCGGGGTCGTCGTGGCGCTGAATACGCTGCTCCGCACGCACGAAGTGGTCCATCACCTGCGCGACTCGGAGGCCGTCGCGTATCTTTGCCATGAGGACATGGGTGCGTTTCCTGTCGGCACGACAGGATGGGCCGCATTTCAGGAAGTCAGCTCCTGCAGGCATTTCTGGATGGTCCATTCCGGTAAAGGGCCGGTTTCGCCGGTCCCCCGGGGCGCTCTGGGATTCGAGCACCTGACTGCGGGGTCGCAGGAAACGTTTGATATGCAGCAACGAGGCGCGAGCGACGTCTGCTGCATCGTGTATACCTCGGGCACGACAGGCCAGGCCAAGGGCGCGCAACTCACACACGCGAACATGATGATCCATTGGCTGGTGTTGCGCGACCTTTTCCGGCATACGCCCTCCGACCGCGTGCTGGTTGCCGCGCCGATGTACAATGTGCTGGCGCAGTCGCTGCTCATGGGCCCCGCATTCACCGCCGGTGCTTCCCTGGTGTTGCTGCCACGCTTCGACCCCGCGCTCGCTCTCTGCGCCATGCAGGAACATGGCGTCACCTTCTTCACGGGCGTTCCGTCCATGTATTATGGGTTGCTTAACCATCCCGACTTGCACGCTTTCGATCTCGCCAGGATTCGAAAGCACTGGCGTTGCGGACTTGTGGGCGGCGCGCCCGTACCTCCCGAACTCCTGGAGCAGGTCCACACCGTGTTCGGTCCGCGCATGCTTATCGGCTACGGCCTCTCTGAAACGACGGCCGCCACGTGCATGCACCGGATCGACGCGCCCGCGCCGCATGATTCCGTTGGAACCCCCATCTGGGGCGTCGAGGTCCGCATCGTCGACCAACACATGATCGATGTGCCCGCCGGCGAAACCGGCGAAATCGTGGTGCGTGGCCACAACGTCATGTCAGGATACTACGGAAAGCCGGAAGCGAACGAGGAGGTTCTCCGCAGCGGTTGGCTGCACACCGGCGACATCGGCAGACGCGACGAGGCCGGGTACGTTTATGTCGTGGACCGCCTCAAGGACATGATTATCCGGGGTGGCCGGAAAATCTGCCCGAGCGAAGTCGAGGCGGTGCTGTTGGGGCATCCTGCGGTAGCGCTCGCAGCCGTCGTCGGCGTTCCGCACCGGGAACTGGGCGAGGAAGTGAAGGCCCTCGTCGTCCTGAAACCACACGCCCGCGCCAGCGCCGGGGAACTCATGGGATGGGCCAAAGCACGCATTGCGGCGCATGCCTACCCGCGCATCATCGAATTCCGCGACACTCTTCCGCTGGGACCGACCGGCAAAATCCTGAAAAAGGAACTCCGCGCCGATTCCGGCAGCGTCACATAACGCTATTCTCCCTCCCACGCCCCCATGCCGTTTCAGAACAGGGCTACCATCGACGCAAACGCCTTGCTGGCGGGATAATCGGCCGGGTAGCGCAGGAAATCGACGTGTCCGTCCATATACAGCGTGTTCGCGCCGCCGGGGACGTGGTTGAATTCGGCGGTCGTCGCGCTCACCAAGTCGAACATCACCGGGACCGTGCTCTGTGCGAGCGCCGTTGCCGCGGGATTGTTGATGTCCGTGATGAGGAAACGTTCTATCCCTTCGCGCAACCGGTATACCGTGATCTGCTCGTTGGCGCTGTTTGTGAATTCCAGGTCGTGGTCATAGTTCGTGCCGGGATTGTTGGCTACGCCCGCAGCCATTTGGACCAGCAACACCACCCAGCGTTGACTTATCCATCCAAAGAGCGCGGGCGGGGCCGGATTCAGGTTTGGGTCGTTCGGGTCCGCCCCAACCTCAACAAGATCATGCCCCGGCTGCCCCGTCCACGCCCAGCCATGGTAACCGTACGACTCTCCGGACAATGCGCAGGGATCGATGACGGCCTCGCCCGTAGTCTGCAACCGGTTCTGGTCGTACCAGGCGCCGTTCGTTCCGTTCAATACGAGACCGATTTGGTTCTCCGAGGGACACAGCAACACATTCGCGTCCGACAGATACTCCGGATACACCGCAGGGCCGTCGAAGAAGAACTCCAAGTCGCCGTTGCCGCCCCCGGACGGCGTGGGTGAAAACGGGTTCTGGTATCTGCAAGGGCTGTAGTTCAGGAATTCCGTGTGCCCGTCCGGAAAGCGCGTCGCCTGATACGAGACACGGCCCGCCAGCGGCGGAAACTTCTGCCCGGCATCTTCGTCCGCATACATCTTGAAGACAAGGCCCATCTCCTTCAAGTTATTAGCGCAACTGGCGCGTCGCGCGGATTCGCGCGCCCGAGCGAGTGCAGGCAGCAGAATCGCGGCCAGGATTCCGATAATGGCGATAACGACCAGCAATTCGATTAAGGTAAAGCCGGCATGACGCATATGAATATTCCTTTGGCGGTTAGGAGATACTGCTTTTCGTGACACACAAACGTTTGTCCATATTCTATGCCAAACGAGCCCCGATGTCAAGCCCAACGGATAGCATTCTTGGATATATTATCATTATTATTATCTATAAACGCACGAAATGAGTGGTCGGGCAGGACATACGTTTGTGCAATCAGCCCTGGGGCACGGGTCCTGTCGATTCACGGATTACCAGTTCCGGCAGGAATTCGACTACCCGTTTCACGCGTCGTGCACCGTCATCCCGGAGCATTTCGACCAGCATTCTCATGGCCTCTCCCCCGACCATTTCGAGCGGCGCCCGGATGGTGGTCAGCGCGGGCGTGAGATAGGGTCCCAACCGGTTTTCGTCGCTGGGCTCAGGCCCCAGCCACACATCGTCGAAGCCGGTAACCGAGATATCCTTCGGCACACGCCGTCCCAATTCCCACAAGCGGCGCAGCGCCCCAACGGCCATCCCATCATTGAGACAGACCAGCGCCGTCAAGTCCGGAGACAGTTCGAGCATTTCAGCCGTGTATCGGTAGCCCGCGCCAATGCCAACGTCATGGTCCCGGGCCCGTATCAGGCGTCCGGGGGAAAGGTCGGCGCCGGAAGCCTTGAGCGCCGCCAGAATCCCCGCAACCCGTTCTTCCGATTGTTCGTTGCTGGCGTTCGCGGCGATGACCCCTATCCTCCTGTGACCCAATTGCGCCAAGTGCAGAGCGAGCGAGCGTCCCGCCCCGAAATTGTTGAACACCAACGAGGAACAGGGTTCATCTGCCCGCCTGGTTCCCGCGCGCACGAACGGCACACCCATGTCCTGGATCGCGCGCATTTCGGATTCCGCCAGGCGATGGCCTCCCGTGAACAACAACAGCCCCTCGGTTCGCCAAGCAGCCAGCGATTGCAGACACTGCGGCAGCCGTCCCGGGTCATACCCCATGTCCGCAGTCACGATTTCGTAGCCCAACTCTTTCGCGGACTTCTCCGCCGCCCAGAGAGGGGGGCCGTAATAAAAGCTGTGCTGACTGAACAGCACCGCTCCAACAACGCCCGACCGATTCCTCTTCAGGGTCTTGGCCAACGGATTTGGACAATACCCGAGTTCCTGCGCCGCGACTCGCACACGTTCCTTTGTTTCCGGGAAGAAACTCCGCGCCCGGGGCGAATCGTTCAAGACCGCGCTCACGGTGGACGGCGACACGCCAACGCGGTCGGCCACGTCCTGAAGCGTCGGCGCCCTCCGGCGCTCCGGCTTCGGCCTCGAGGACGCCTCTTTACGGTCAGGTTTTTCCCGTGCCATCGCGCATAGGCCTTGCGGGGACGCCAACCAGCGTCTGGTTCGGTTGCAACACTTCTTTTACGACACACGCCTGCATGCCGGTAACGGTCCATGGGGCTACCGCCAGCCGCTGTCTAACGACGGTCCCGGCGCCCAGGTTCACGCCCTCGGCAAGCACGACGTGACCCGCGACGTTGCACCCGGGATTGCACGTAACGTAATCCCGCAGGACAGCGTCGTGCCCCACCCGCGCGGAATGGATAGTCACGAACGCCCCCACGGTCACATTCGAAGTAACCAGCGAAGTCGGATGAATGACACTACCCGGTCCGACGCGCGAATCGGGCCGAACGATAGCCTGGCGGCTAATCAGCGGAGGGGCCGGTTCGAGACCACGGGAAAGGGCCTTCTCCGTCGCGACCTTCTTGACCCGCGGATCGCCCATGCCAGGAACAAAATACCGGAACGTAATCGGGCGCGAAGGGAGAGCCGCAAATCGTGAAAAATCCCAGTCTTTCACCACGGGAACAACGGTCTCCGCCAGGCTCAGCTCCCGCAATTCCGAAACGTCATCCACAAAAAGGATCACTGCTCCGGGCCAGTTCTCGCGCGCGATCCAGTACGTCTCACGAGACCCGCCGCAAGAGCCGAGAATAAGCAGATGGTCCATCAGACTACTCCGTCCGGGGCCGCTGAAGCACGCTTCGGATAACATAGCACGGATAACGCTGCAACACCATGTAGTTCCGCATGACGAATTCTCCCAGGACAGCCATCAACAGGAGCACGAGCAAGACCAGGCTCAGGTACCCGATGACGGCCATCCCGGGCGTGGCAAGCCGCGCAACGAGGTCGCGCAAACCGGGGCTAA comes from Candidatus Hydrogenedentota bacterium and encodes:
- a CDS encoding AMP-binding protein gives rise to the protein MINLAAVLQYRAREHPGRTALISGPETWTYAELDRAANRVANGLTAAGVGPGDKVALSSPTSPSFLACYFGILKMGGVVVALNTLLRTHEVVHHLRDSEAVAYLCHEDMGAFPVGTTGWAAFQEVSSCRHFWMVHSGKGPVSPVPRGALGFEHLTAGSQETFDMQQRGASDVCCIVYTSGTTGQAKGAQLTHANMMIHWLVLRDLFRHTPSDRVLVAAPMYNVLAQSLLMGPAFTAGASLVLLPRFDPALALCAMQEHGVTFFTGVPSMYYGLLNHPDLHAFDLARIRKHWRCGLVGGAPVPPELLEQVHTVFGPRMLIGYGLSETTAATCMHRIDAPAPHDSVGTPIWGVEVRIVDQHMIDVPAGETGEIVVRGHNVMSGYYGKPEANEEVLRSGWLHTGDIGRRDEAGYVYVVDRLKDMIIRGGRKICPSEVEAVLLGHPAVALAAVVGVPHRELGEEVKALVVLKPHARASAGELMGWAKARIAAHAYPRIIEFRDTLPLGPTGKILKKELRADSGSVT
- a CDS encoding DUF1559 domain-containing protein, which codes for MRHAGFTLIELLVVIAIIGILAAILLPALARARESARRASCANNLKEMGLVFKMYADEDAGQKFPPLAGRVSYQATRFPDGHTEFLNYSPCRYQNPFSPTPSGGGNGDLEFFFDGPAVYPEYLSDANVLLCPSENQIGLVLNGTNGAWYDQNRLQTTGEAVIDPCALSGESYGYHGWAWTGQPGHDLVEVGADPNDPNLNPAPPALFGWISQRWVVLLVQMAAGVANNPGTNYDHDLEFTNSANEQITVYRLREGIERFLITDINNPAATALAQSTVPVMFDLVSATTAEFNHVPGGANTLYMDGHVDFLRYPADYPASKAFASMVALF
- a CDS encoding LacI family DNA-binding transcriptional regulator; the protein is MADRVGVSPSTVSAVLNDSPRARSFFPETKERVRVAAQELGYCPNPLAKTLKRNRSGVVGAVLFSQHSFYYGPPLWAAEKSAKELGYEIVTADMGYDPGRLPQCLQSLAAWRTEGLLLFTGGHRLAESEMRAIQDMGVPFVRAGTRRADEPCSSLVFNNFGAGRSLALHLAQLGHRRIGVIAANASNEQSEERVAGILAALKASGADLSPGRLIRARDHDVGIGAGYRYTAEMLELSPDLTALVCLNDGMAVGALRRLWELGRRVPKDISVTGFDDVWLGPEPSDENRLGPYLTPALTTIRAPLEMVGGEAMRMLVEMLRDDGARRVKRVVEFLPELVIRESTGPVPQG